Proteins encoded within one genomic window of Candidatus Zixiibacteriota bacterium:
- the hpt gene encoding hypoxanthine phosphoribosyltransferase yields the protein MSSLTEDTDRKRRVELLLDQDRLAQRVQRMGARITEDYRGETPILMGILKGCFVFLADLVRAVNLPMEVDFVSAASFRQGTLREEDITIGVPNAMSVKGRHVLLVEGIVDTGRTCTTIIDLLRKQEPASIEVVTLLDKPASHRVKLDVKYKCFSVGNEFVIGFGLDNNQKYRNLPFVGKLVDR from the coding sequence TTGAGTTCACTCACCGAAGACACCGACCGCAAGCGAAGGGTTGAACTGCTTCTGGATCAGGATCGCCTGGCGCAGAGAGTCCAGCGCATGGGCGCCCGTATCACCGAGGATTATCGCGGTGAAACGCCGATCCTGATGGGCATTCTTAAGGGATGTTTTGTTTTCCTGGCCGACCTGGTGCGCGCCGTCAATCTGCCGATGGAGGTCGATTTCGTCTCGGCCGCGTCGTTTCGACAGGGTACCCTCCGGGAAGAGGATATCACTATCGGTGTCCCCAACGCTATGTCGGTCAAGGGCCGTCACGTGCTGCTGGTCGAGGGGATTGTCGACACCGGTCGCACTTGCACTACGATCATCGACCTGCTCCGTAAACAGGAACCGGCCTCGATTGAGGTTGTTACATTGCTTGACAAACCCGCCAGCCACCGGGTGAAGCTGGATGTTAAGTATAAGTGTTTCAGCGTCGGCAATGAGTTCGTTATAGGTTTTGGTCTGGACAACAACCAGAAATACCGTAATTTGCCGTTTGTTGGGAAACTGGTCGACCGTTGA
- the ftsH gene encoding ATP-dependent zinc metalloprotease FtsH gives MFWVGLILIMIVVVSLYDNFDRESAEINYTEFIHELDNDNILEVTFTERELEGKLRQPKEFSVGNTSGTFSEFKTRIPFQDINYRLVDRLEDKNVKIIAKVKGPDLFSYVVAIAPWALLIFIWLFFFRQMQGNSGPRGLFSFGKSKAKLLTDERPRVTFNDVAGADEAKEELEEIIEFLKDPGKFQKLGGKIPKGALLLGPPGTGKTLLARAVAGEAGVPFFSMSGSDFVEMFVGVGASRVRDLFDQGKKNAPCIIFIDEIDAVGRHRGAGLGGGHDEREQTLNQLLVEMDGFESNEGVILIAATNRPDVLDPALLRPGRFDRQIVVGTPDVKGREGILKVHVRKIKLADDVDLTVLARGTPGMSGADIANMVNEAALLAARRNLNSVTMDEFEEAKDKVLMGAARKSLVIADDEKKVIAYHEAGHALVGKFMPKADPLHKVSIIPRGMALGVTQSLPVDERHTHTLEYLKSTLAYLMGGRVAVQMVFDQLDTGAGNDLERATSLARKMVCNWGMSEKLGPVTLGKTEEHIFLGKEMGQQKNYSESTAEIIDQETKRFIEDAERAVKKILRDNIDKLHALAKALLDREILDSHEVDIIIGRAGGDQAKVTQPVETPEG, from the coding sequence ATGTTCTGGGTCGGGTTGATTTTGATCATGATCGTGGTCGTGTCGCTTTATGACAATTTCGACCGTGAATCCGCCGAAATCAACTACACCGAATTTATTCACGAACTGGACAACGATAATATCCTCGAGGTAACTTTTACCGAGCGGGAACTGGAAGGGAAACTTCGCCAACCGAAAGAGTTTTCAGTCGGCAACACCTCCGGTACTTTTTCAGAGTTCAAGACCCGTATCCCGTTCCAGGATATCAACTACCGCCTGGTGGACCGACTCGAAGATAAAAACGTTAAAATCATCGCCAAGGTCAAAGGCCCCGATCTGTTCTCCTATGTCGTGGCGATTGCACCGTGGGCGCTGCTGATATTTATCTGGCTTTTCTTCTTCCGACAGATGCAGGGCAACTCCGGTCCGAGGGGGCTTTTCTCGTTCGGTAAAAGCAAGGCCAAACTGTTGACCGATGAACGCCCCAGGGTAACGTTTAACGATGTCGCCGGCGCCGATGAGGCCAAGGAAGAGCTCGAGGAGATCATCGAATTTCTCAAAGACCCCGGCAAGTTTCAGAAATTGGGCGGGAAAATTCCCAAGGGCGCTCTTTTACTCGGTCCTCCCGGCACCGGTAAAACGCTCCTGGCCCGCGCGGTAGCGGGTGAAGCCGGCGTACCGTTTTTCTCGATGTCCGGTTCGGATTTCGTGGAGATGTTCGTCGGTGTCGGTGCTTCCCGGGTTCGGGACCTGTTCGACCAGGGCAAAAAGAATGCTCCGTGTATTATCTTCATCGATGAAATCGACGCCGTCGGACGTCATCGCGGCGCCGGTCTCGGCGGCGGTCACGACGAGCGGGAACAGACGCTTAACCAGCTCCTGGTGGAAATGGACGGTTTCGAATCGAACGAGGGCGTGATTCTGATCGCCGCCACTAACCGTCCCGACGTGCTCGACCCGGCCCTGTTGCGGCCCGGGCGATTCGATCGCCAGATAGTAGTCGGCACTCCCGACGTCAAGGGACGCGAGGGAATCCTCAAGGTCCATGTACGCAAAATCAAATTGGCAGACGATGTCGACTTGACGGTCCTGGCCCGCGGTACTCCCGGCATGTCCGGTGCGGATATCGCCAATATGGTTAACGAAGCGGCCCTGCTGGCGGCTCGGCGCAACCTCAATTCAGTGACCATGGACGAATTCGAAGAGGCCAAGGACAAGGTTCTTATGGGCGCGGCTCGTAAATCGCTGGTGATTGCCGACGATGAGAAAAAAGTAATCGCCTATCACGAAGCTGGACACGCTCTGGTCGGTAAGTTCATGCCCAAGGCCGACCCGTTGCACAAAGTTTCGATTATTCCGCGCGGCATGGCTCTCGGTGTAACTCAGTCGTTGCCGGTCGACGAACGACACACTCATACCCTGGAATACCTCAAATCGACTCTGGCGTACCTCATGGGTGGCCGGGTAGCAGTTCAAATGGTTTTTGACCAACTCGATACGGGCGCCGGGAACGATCTGGAGCGAGCCACTTCACTAGCCCGCAAAATGGTCTGTAACTGGGGCATGTCCGAAAAACTCGGACCGGTCACCCTCGGCAAAACCGAAGAGCATATCTTCCTCGGCAAGGAGATGGGCCAACAGAAAAACTACTCCGAGTCGACCGCCGAAATTATCGACCAGGAGACCAAGCGGTTTATCGAGGATGCCGAGCGGGCGGTTAAAAAAATCCTCCGCGACAACATCGACAAGCTGCACGCTCTGGCCAAGGCGCTCCTGGATAGGGAGATTCTGGACAGTCATGAAGTTGATATAATCATCGGGCGCGCCGGCGGCGACCAGGCCAAAGTGACGCAACCGGTCGAGACTCCGGAAGGCTGA
- the folE gene encoding GTP cyclohydrolase I FolE, with amino-acid sequence MGFDSKKISKGVKLILEGIGEDLDREGLVRTPERMVEYFEEVLDGYREDPAAELSKYTTSNKDEMIILKDISFYSLCEHHLLPFFGKAHIAYIPQNDKVAGFSNMVRVVEILSKRLQVQERMTSEIADSIVKAIQCKGVLVVVEAEHLCLTMRGIKKPGSKIVTSAIRGAMRRTATRYEALSLLGKTGM; translated from the coding sequence GTGGGTTTCGATTCGAAGAAAATATCCAAGGGCGTCAAGCTGATCCTTGAGGGGATCGGCGAGGACCTCGACCGTGAGGGATTAGTCCGGACACCGGAGCGAATGGTGGAGTATTTCGAGGAGGTCCTCGATGGTTATCGCGAGGATCCCGCCGCCGAGTTGAGTAAATATACGACTTCAAACAAGGACGAGATGATCATTCTCAAGGACATCTCGTTCTATTCCCTGTGCGAACATCACCTCCTGCCGTTTTTCGGCAAAGCCCACATCGCTTACATTCCGCAAAACGACAAAGTGGCCGGTTTTTCCAACATGGTTCGAGTGGTGGAAATTCTCTCCAAGCGGCTTCAGGTGCAGGAACGAATGACTTCCGAAATTGCCGACTCGATTGTCAAAGCGATTCAGTGCAAGGGCGTGCTGGTGGTGGTCGAGGCGGAACACCTCTGCCTGACCATGCGGGGGATCAAAAAACCAGGCAGCAAGATTGTTACTTCCGCGATTCGCGGCGCTATGCGCCGCACCGCCACTCGCTACGAGGCCCTCAGTCTTCTCGGCAAGACGGGGATGTAA
- a CDS encoding UDP-2,3-diacylglucosamine diphosphatase, which produces MALYIFSDAHLGANDLHKEALKLARLERLFALMREDADRVVILGDLFDFWFEYKHAIPKEHHDVLCRLRDLVLRGVRVDYVSGNHDFWMGDFFPNKIGVELHRDGFDFDYDGKKVHCLHGDGLAKKDGGYRFLKCILRNPVNIWLYRKLPPDWAIPLAKKVSGSSREYTSKRDMDFVSDYEAYAMMKLNEGFDLVAIGHLHIPTIKGIGNGVYVNTGDFIENFSYAKVVDGTTTLEYVRD; this is translated from the coding sequence ATGGCGTTGTATATATTTTCAGATGCCCATTTAGGGGCAAACGATCTGCATAAAGAGGCGCTCAAGCTCGCGCGGCTGGAACGCCTGTTTGCGCTCATGCGCGAGGATGCCGACCGAGTGGTGATTCTCGGCGATCTGTTCGATTTCTGGTTCGAGTACAAACACGCCATTCCCAAGGAACATCATGATGTTCTCTGTCGGTTGCGCGACCTGGTGCTCCGAGGCGTGCGAGTCGATTATGTCTCGGGTAATCATGATTTCTGGATGGGGGACTTTTTCCCGAACAAGATCGGTGTGGAGTTGCATCGCGATGGATTCGATTTCGACTACGACGGTAAGAAGGTGCATTGTCTTCACGGCGATGGTCTGGCTAAAAAAGACGGCGGGTATCGTTTTCTCAAATGTATCCTGCGCAATCCGGTCAATATCTGGCTCTATCGCAAGCTGCCGCCGGACTGGGCGATCCCACTGGCCAAGAAAGTGTCGGGCTCCTCGCGCGAGTACACCTCGAAGCGTGACATGGATTTCGTAAGCGATTACGAGGCGTATGCCATGATGAAGTTGAATGAGGGGTTCGATCTGGTCGCGATTGGACATTTACATATCCCGACGATCAAGGGGATCGGAAACGGGGTCTATGTCAACACCGGTGATTTTATCGAGAATTTTTCCTACGCCAAGGTAGTCGACGGCACCACGACACTGGAGTATGTAAGAGACTGA
- the purL gene encoding phosphoribosylformylglycinamidine synthase subunit PurL — protein MPTDVKYKQPEVTPEMVEAHGLNKEEHERIKQILGREMTYTELGVFSVMWSEHCSYKNSIAQLKTLPREGDNLLAKAGEENAGAVDIGDDLAVVFKIESHNHPSAVEPYQGAATGVGGILRDIFTMGARPIASLNSLRFGSPDNPRVRFLVDGVVRGIGDYGNSFGVPTVAGEVYFDLAYTGNPLVNAMAVGLVKADGIISAVAKGAGNKLMIVGSKTGRDGIHGATFASEELTEASQEKRPSVQIGDPFTEKLLLEATLEIIEKDLVVGVQDMGAAGITCCSTEMSAKGKSGVNIEIDLVPQREPGMTPYEILLSESQERMLVCVKPGKEAAITEVFDKWGLDSTIIGEVTDDGLMTVTKAGEVVSQIPSEVLVLGGGAPVYVREQKRPAYMDEYTRLNLSEYPLDRNWNKDLLSLLAAPNICDKAWVYDQYDSMVRTCTAVGPGSDAAVLRIRKTDRALAMTTDCNGRYCYINPRAGARNAVAEAARNIVCSGGKPLAVTNCLNFGNPYKPEIYYCFAEAVAGMGEGCRVFDTPVTGGNVSFYNEDPQRAVFPTPTIGMVGLISNVDHITTQTFKDDGDVVFLLGENKEHLGASEYLHWLFQQTRGTVPEVDLTVERKLQDALLEAIQTGLLKSAHDTAEGGLAVALAESCMSDREKQIGVTIELNESIRTDCLLFGETVSRVVISCDPDKTEQVQAHFDKAGVPCKKIGTVGGERLKIDSLIDCSLKEMAETYFEAMPRFMDRVE, from the coding sequence ATGCCGACTGATGTCAAATACAAGCAGCCCGAAGTTACCCCCGAAATGGTCGAGGCGCACGGGCTCAATAAAGAAGAACACGAGCGCATCAAACAGATTCTGGGCCGCGAGATGACCTACACCGAGTTAGGGGTGTTTTCGGTCATGTGGTCCGAGCATTGCTCATACAAGAATTCAATCGCCCAGCTCAAAACTCTGCCGCGCGAGGGAGACAATCTGCTCGCCAAGGCGGGGGAAGAAAACGCCGGGGCGGTAGATATCGGCGACGACCTGGCGGTGGTGTTCAAGATCGAGTCGCACAACCATCCATCGGCGGTGGAGCCCTATCAGGGGGCGGCGACCGGCGTCGGCGGCATTCTCCGCGACATTTTTACGATGGGCGCGCGGCCGATTGCCTCGCTCAATTCGCTCCGGTTCGGCTCACCCGACAATCCGCGGGTGCGCTTTCTGGTCGACGGCGTCGTGCGGGGAATCGGCGATTACGGCAACTCTTTCGGTGTTCCGACGGTGGCGGGCGAGGTCTATTTCGACCTGGCTTACACCGGCAATCCGCTGGTTAATGCCATGGCGGTAGGTTTGGTGAAGGCGGACGGAATCATTTCGGCGGTGGCCAAAGGGGCGGGCAATAAACTGATGATTGTCGGTTCCAAGACCGGTCGGGACGGCATCCACGGGGCGACGTTCGCCTCGGAAGAGCTGACCGAGGCCTCACAGGAAAAGCGGCCTTCGGTGCAGATCGGCGACCCGTTTACGGAAAAGCTGCTGCTTGAGGCGACTCTTGAGATCATCGAAAAAGACCTCGTGGTCGGGGTGCAGGATATGGGCGCAGCCGGGATTACCTGTTGTTCGACCGAAATGTCGGCCAAGGGGAAGTCGGGCGTCAATATCGAGATCGATCTGGTGCCGCAACGCGAGCCGGGGATGACCCCGTACGAGATTCTTCTGTCGGAGTCGCAGGAGCGGATGCTGGTCTGCGTCAAACCGGGCAAGGAAGCGGCGATCACGGAAGTGTTCGACAAGTGGGGTTTGGATTCGACCATTATCGGCGAGGTGACCGACGACGGTCTGATGACCGTAACCAAGGCAGGCGAGGTTGTCTCGCAGATTCCGTCGGAAGTGCTGGTGCTGGGCGGCGGCGCACCGGTGTATGTCCGCGAGCAGAAACGCCCGGCCTACATGGATGAATATACCAGACTAAATCTAAGTGAATACCCGCTTGACCGTAACTGGAACAAGGATTTACTATCGCTGCTGGCGGCGCCGAATATCTGTGACAAGGCCTGGGTGTACGACCAGTACGATTCGATGGTCCGCACCTGTACGGCGGTGGGGCCGGGTTCGGACGCGGCGGTGCTGCGGATTCGCAAGACCGACCGGGCGCTGGCCATGACCACCGACTGCAACGGCCGTTATTGTTATATCAATCCCCGCGCCGGGGCGCGCAATGCGGTGGCCGAAGCGGCGCGTAATATCGTCTGCTCCGGCGGTAAGCCGCTGGCGGTGACCAACTGCCTCAACTTCGGCAATCCCTACAAGCCGGAGATATATTATTGCTTCGCCGAGGCCGTGGCCGGAATGGGCGAGGGCTGTCGGGTGTTCGATACACCGGTGACCGGCGGCAACGTGTCATTCTATAACGAGGACCCGCAACGAGCGGTGTTCCCGACGCCGACAATCGGCATGGTCGGACTTATCTCGAACGTGGACCATATAACAACCCAGACTTTCAAGGACGACGGCGACGTGGTGTTCCTGCTCGGCGAAAACAAGGAGCATTTAGGAGCGTCGGAATATCTGCACTGGCTGTTCCAGCAGACGCGCGGCACGGTGCCGGAGGTTGACCTGACGGTGGAGAGGAAACTTCAGGATGCCTTGCTGGAGGCAATTCAAACCGGATTGCTAAAATCGGCGCATGATACGGCCGAGGGCGGTCTGGCCGTAGCGCTGGCGGAAAGTTGCATGTCCGATCGGGAGAAACAGATCGGGGTGACGATCGAGTTGAACGAGAGTATTCGCACCGACTGCCTGTTGTTCGGCGAGACGGTGTCGCGGGTAGTGATAAGCTGTGATCCGGATAAAACCGAGCAGGTGCAGGCGCATTTCGATAAAGCCGGGGTGCCGTGCAAGAAGATCGGTACGGTCGGCGGTGAGCGGTTGAAGATCGACAGTCTGATTGATTGTTCTTTGAAAGAGATGGCTGAAACGTATTTCGAGGCGATGCCGCGATTCATGGACCGGGTGGAGTAG
- the nth gene encoding endonuclease III, with product MNDMARESKANKQERVREIIARLREHYPAAKCSLDFRSVHQLMVATILSAQCTDERVNEVTKTLFKKYRSIKDFAAADIRELEEDIKPTGFFRNKAKSIKLSAQQLLEEYGGEIPQTLDQLTKLAGVGRKTGSVILGVGFGLAEGIVVDTHVGRISRLLGLTKETDPVKVERDLMKLVPKEDWIDWSHLLIYHGRALCIARRPKCGECFLAQVCPSFLP from the coding sequence CTGAACGACATGGCGCGGGAGTCGAAAGCCAACAAGCAGGAGCGAGTGCGGGAGATAATCGCCCGGTTACGGGAACATTATCCGGCGGCGAAATGCTCGCTGGACTTCCGCTCGGTGCACCAGTTGATGGTGGCGACGATTTTATCGGCGCAATGCACGGACGAGCGGGTCAACGAGGTCACGAAGACGCTTTTCAAGAAATACCGCTCGATTAAGGATTTCGCCGCGGCAGATATCCGGGAGTTGGAGGAGGACATAAAGCCGACCGGGTTTTTCCGCAACAAGGCGAAGTCGATCAAGCTCTCGGCGCAACAGCTCCTTGAGGAGTACGGCGGGGAGATTCCCCAGACGCTGGATCAACTGACCAAGCTGGCCGGGGTGGGACGCAAGACCGGCTCGGTGATCTTGGGCGTGGGGTTCGGTTTGGCCGAGGGGATCGTGGTCGATACCCACGTGGGGCGGATCAGTCGATTGTTAGGCCTCACGAAAGAAACCGACCCGGTGAAGGTGGAGCGGGACTTGATGAAGTTGGTGCCGAAAGAGGACTGGATCGACTGGTCGCATCTGTTGATCTATCACGGTCGGGCTTTGTGTATCGCCCGCCGTCCCAAATGCGGGGAGTGTTTTCTGGCGCAGGTGTGTCCTTCGTTTTTGCCGTAA
- the prmC gene encoding peptide chain release factor N(5)-glutamine methyltransferase: MIEDIVPFVRQQADRLKKVGIDQAKTEIELILCHLLNCERLQLYMYGGEQLDESHLNRFEQIIQHRLTRHPLQFILHEAWFYGRKFFVNESVMAPTPETELLCEQAVALVKQKKLVNPKMLDVGVGSGVISVTMAAELGYGSVVALDISEEALEVARRNVAEYGLAERIELRRSDYFSAVRPDEKFDLIMSNPPYITDGDYVTLDPEVLADPKIAMTAGEDGLDAIRVILRDAPDFLAPGGRIMFEIGLGQAEAVADLTGDDDRYRSLVVIKDLNQRDRLIVLECD; this comes from the coding sequence GTGATCGAGGATATAGTTCCTTTCGTCCGGCAGCAGGCCGACCGGCTGAAAAAAGTTGGAATCGATCAGGCCAAGACCGAGATCGAATTAATCCTCTGCCATCTGCTGAACTGCGAGCGCTTGCAGCTTTACATGTATGGGGGGGAACAACTTGACGAGTCACATCTCAACCGTTTCGAACAGATCATCCAACACCGGCTGACCCGACATCCGCTTCAGTTTATTCTTCACGAAGCCTGGTTTTACGGCCGGAAATTTTTCGTCAACGAGTCGGTCATGGCGCCCACCCCGGAGACGGAATTGCTCTGTGAACAGGCGGTGGCGCTGGTTAAACAAAAAAAGCTCGTTAACCCGAAAATGCTCGATGTAGGCGTCGGCTCGGGGGTGATTTCGGTCACGATGGCTGCCGAGTTGGGGTATGGATCGGTGGTGGCGCTGGATATCTCTGAGGAAGCCCTCGAGGTGGCCCGAAGGAATGTGGCTGAGTACGGTCTTGCGGAACGAATCGAGCTGCGGCGGTCGGATTATTTCTCAGCCGTGCGGCCGGACGAGAAGTTCGATCTGATCATGTCCAATCCGCCCTATATTACCGATGGTGACTATGTTACGCTCGATCCCGAGGTGCTGGCCGACCCGAAAATAGCCATGACGGCGGGCGAGGACGGCCTTGATGCGATCCGGGTGATTTTACGCGACGCTCCGGATTTCCTCGCACCGGGGGGACGGATCATGTTCGAGATCGGTCTGGGTCAGGCCGAGGCGGTAGCGGATTTGACTGGCGATGACGACCGCTATCGGTCGCTGGTGGTGATCAAGGATTTGAATCAGCGGGATCGGCTGATCGTGCTGGAGTGTGACTGA
- the prfA gene encoding peptide chain release factor 1: MLEMVEQLRKKLDDIDQRMSDPAIGSDQSRMKELGRERRRVAEMLEVGEKYRAVVKAVNEAQEIIDADEDEELVAMAREELAANEEILPDLEMAFRLKLLPPDPADDRAAIVEIRAGTGGEEAALFAGDLFRMYQRYADHKHWKLEVLNSNETGLNGFKEIVFSLDGEDAYGMMKYESGVHRVQRVPVTETQGRIHTSAVSVAVLPEAEDVDVEVKESEIKVDVYRSSGPGGQSVNTTDSAVRITHFPTGLVVTCQDEKSQHKNKAKALKVLRARLYDRIIEEQRQKVDAERRSMVSTGDRSAKIRTYNFPQSRVTDHRINLTLYKLEPVLGGDVDLLIEPLREHDQQRRLNLQEV; this comes from the coding sequence GTGCTTGAGATGGTAGAGCAGCTTCGCAAGAAGCTCGATGATATAGATCAAAGGATGTCCGATCCGGCGATCGGGTCGGATCAAAGCCGGATGAAAGAGCTGGGCCGGGAGCGCCGCCGAGTGGCGGAAATGCTGGAAGTCGGGGAGAAATACCGGGCTGTCGTCAAGGCCGTGAACGAGGCTCAGGAAATTATCGACGCCGACGAGGATGAAGAACTGGTGGCAATGGCTCGTGAGGAGTTGGCGGCCAACGAGGAAATACTGCCGGACCTTGAAATGGCCTTTCGGCTCAAACTCCTGCCGCCCGATCCGGCCGATGACCGCGCGGCAATTGTGGAAATCCGAGCCGGGACCGGCGGTGAAGAGGCGGCACTGTTCGCCGGCGACCTTTTCCGTATGTACCAGCGCTATGCCGACCATAAGCATTGGAAGCTGGAGGTGCTTAACTCCAACGAGACCGGCCTTAACGGATTCAAGGAAATCGTGTTTTCGCTCGACGGCGAGGATGCTTACGGCATGATGAAATACGAATCCGGGGTGCATCGGGTGCAGCGTGTGCCGGTGACCGAAACCCAGGGACGGATTCATACTTCGGCGGTTTCGGTAGCGGTGCTGCCGGAAGCGGAAGATGTCGATGTCGAGGTGAAAGAGAGCGAAATCAAGGTCGATGTCTATCGCTCCAGCGGACCGGGGGGGCAGTCGGTGAACACGACCGATTCGGCGGTGCGGATTACGCATTTTCCAACCGGTTTGGTCGTTACCTGCCAGGATGAAAAATCCCAGCACAAGAACAAGGCCAAAGCCCTCAAGGTGCTGCGGGCGCGGTTGTACGACCGGATAATCGAGGAACAACGGCAGAAAGTGGACGCCGAACGGCGCTCGATGGTTTCGACCGGGGATCGTTCGGCCAAGATTCGCACGTACAATTTTCCGCAATCACGCGTGACCGATCATCGGATAAATCTAACGCTTTATAAACTCGAACCGGTGCTCGGCGGTGATGTCGATTTGCTTATCGAACCGTTGCGTGAGCACGACCAGCAACGACGTCTTAACCTTCAGGAAGTATAA
- a CDS encoding DUF1385 domain-containing protein, translating to MPDLDVGGQAVIEGVMMRSSDRVATAVRVPDGTIKVKVDPYLPLAKRKKWLNIPILRGAVAFVEMLILGIKTLNFSADVAIQEQEKLDAEEKGETYEGKEKKTNGFMLAITALFSLAVGIFIFFFLPLAISNYFNIDRNAVWFNLAAGGIRLVLFLGYVWGISYFSEFKRIFQYHGAEHKSIYAYESGDELIPERAALHTRLHPRCGTSFILIVALIAIFIYAISDSIYAAITGGPPTLPTRFAVHFSLLPIVAGGSYELLKLSGKTRDNKLTQFLIKPGLWLQLITTKEPSADQLEVAIVALEASLGRTETRFPAERIGAS from the coding sequence ATGCCTGATCTTGATGTTGGCGGCCAGGCCGTAATCGAAGGTGTAATGATGCGCTCCTCCGACCGGGTGGCGACCGCGGTGCGGGTGCCGGACGGGACGATAAAGGTCAAGGTGGATCCTTATCTGCCGCTGGCCAAGCGCAAGAAATGGCTCAATATCCCTATTCTTCGGGGAGCGGTGGCATTCGTGGAAATGCTGATCCTCGGCATCAAGACGCTGAATTTCTCGGCCGATGTGGCGATCCAGGAGCAGGAAAAGCTCGACGCCGAAGAGAAGGGCGAAACTTACGAGGGGAAAGAAAAAAAGACCAACGGCTTCATGCTGGCGATAACGGCGTTGTTTTCTTTGGCCGTGGGGATTTTTATTTTCTTCTTCCTGCCGTTGGCGATTTCCAACTATTTCAACATCGACCGCAACGCCGTATGGTTCAATCTGGCCGCGGGTGGAATCAGGCTGGTATTGTTTCTGGGTTATGTCTGGGGCATTTCTTATTTCAGCGAGTTCAAACGGATTTTTCAATATCACGGTGCGGAGCACAAGTCGATCTATGCTTACGAATCGGGCGATGAGCTTATCCCGGAACGGGCGGCCCTGCATACCCGTCTGCATCCCCGCTGTGGGACTTCGTTCATTCTGATCGTGGCGTTGATAGCGATATTCATCTACGCCATATCGGACTCGATTTATGCCGCGATAACCGGCGGCCCGCCGACATTGCCCACCCGGTTTGCGGTGCATTTTTCGCTCCTGCCGATCGTGGCGGGCGGGTCTTACGAGTTGCTCAAGCTCTCCGGCAAAACGCGCGACAACAAGTTGACCCAGTTTTTGATCAAGCCGGGGCTGTGGTTACAGTTGATTACCACCAAAGAGCCCTCGGCCGACCAGCTCGAGGTGGCGATCGTGGCGCTTGAGGCCTCATTGGGCCGGACTGAAACACGCTTCCCGGCGGAACGAATCGGCGCTTCATAG
- the rpmE gene encoding 50S ribosomal protein L31, with the protein MKPGIHPEYQEVEITCACGAKYPTRSTRKSINVEICAACHPFFTGKQKLIDTAGRVERFRRKYAKVQKQG; encoded by the coding sequence GTGAAACCTGGAATTCATCCGGAATACCAAGAAGTAGAAATCACTTGTGCCTGCGGCGCTAAATATCCGACCCGGTCAACTCGTAAGTCGATCAACGTGGAAATCTGTGCTGCTTGCCACCCGTTCTTCACGGGCAAGCAGAAGTTGATCGATACGGCCGGTCGTGTCGAGCGGTTCCGCCGCAAGTACGCTAAAGTGCAGAAGCAGGGTTAG
- a CDS encoding SemiSWEET transporter, with protein sequence MDTKTIIGLIAGALTTVSFLPQVLKTWRSRSTHDLSLSMYLAFSSGVVLWLVYGVMISSLPVILTNTVTLALTAVILALKLRYR encoded by the coding sequence ATGGACACAAAAACCATCATAGGGTTGATCGCCGGCGCCCTGACAACGGTCTCGTTCCTGCCGCAGGTTCTGAAAACCTGGCGGTCGCGATCCACCCATGACCTTTCTCTCTCGATGTATCTCGCTTTCAGCAGTGGTGTTGTTCTTTGGCTGGTTTACGGCGTGATGATTTCCTCGTTGCCGGTCATCCTGACCAACACTGTTACTCTGGCCCTGACCGCGGTTATTCTCGCCCTCAAACTCCGCTATCGGTGA
- a CDS encoding sigma-70 family RNA polymerase sigma factor — MTEDRSEIQKVVAGDRQAIRRFIEQYRKLVTHIVFKMIPSEHDREDVCQNVFMKLFENLPGFRFESKMSTWIGRIAYNQSLNFLDKMKVPLFEDLVDEDRTVDSVSAEIADPHDLAEQADTADRIRCEIEKLSPPYRTILTLYHLDEMSYNEIGDIMKLPEGTVKSYLFRARRQLKERLLARYGSEERWQ; from the coding sequence ATGACCGAAGACAGGTCGGAAATTCAGAAGGTGGTAGCCGGAGACCGGCAGGCGATTCGCCGGTTCATCGAGCAATACCGTAAGCTGGTGACTCATATTGTGTTCAAGATGATACCATCGGAACATGATCGCGAGGACGTTTGCCAGAACGTCTTTATGAAACTGTTCGAGAATCTTCCCGGCTTTCGGTTCGAGTCCAAAATGTCGACCTGGATCGGCCGGATCGCCTACAACCAGAGTTTGAATTTCCTCGACAAAATGAAAGTACCGCTTTTCGAGGACCTGGTCGACGAGGACCGAACGGTGGATTCGGTTTCGGCCGAGATTGCCGATCCGCACGATCTGGCCGAACAGGCCGACACCGCCGACCGGATCCGGTGCGAAATCGAAAAACTGTCGCCGCCTTATCGGACCATTCTGACGTTGTACCATCTCGATGAGATGTCGTATAATGAAATAGGCGACATCATGAAGCTGCCCGAAGGGACCGTGAAAAGTTATTTGTTCCGGGCCCGGCGACAACTCAAGGAACGACTGCTGGCCCGCTATGGGTCGGAGGAACGCTGGCAATGA